Part of the Ficedula albicollis isolate OC2 chromosome 18, FicAlb1.5, whole genome shotgun sequence genome, TCCCCGCTGTACTTGATGAGGTGGCCGCTGAAGGTGATGTAGGTGTCGTACTCATCGCTGAAGACGGCGTTCTCACGCTCGCCCTTGTAGAGCCGCACCCAGACCTCGtcctgctccctcagctccagcatGACGCTCTGGCTCTGCATGATGCTGCGGTCGCTCACCTGGGCGTACAGGATCACCACCTCCGCCCCGTTGTGCATGATGTGCAGGTACGTCTCCTTCTGGTTCCAGGTGTGCACATTGAGGCTGAAGTAGTAGATGCCGGGGATGTAGCAATAAAACTTGCCCGTGAACATGTTGAAGTGGTCGTAGAGGTTGACAAACTCGGTGTCGAAGATGAGGGTCTGGTAGTAGTCGTTGCTGTGCAGGGGTTTCTTGCGGCCCACGGAGAAGGCGGCGTAGTGGCTCTTGCAGCGCTCGCCCGGGGCGCCCATGCTGCCCTTCTGTCCCTTGGGCCCCGCGTGGCCCCTGCTGCCGGCCACCCCCGTCTTGCCGAACTTGCCCTGCATGCCGCGCTCCCCACGGTCCCCCTTCtctcctgggcagagcaggagggagagtTGGGCTGTCAGGGCCCACAGCTGaacccagcaccccaaaagcCCCTTCCCcggggatggatggagggagcCGGGACCCAGCagtcctgcccctgcccccAGCCACACCCCTGCCCTCGGTCTGTGCAGGCACAGGACCTCTGGCACCACCCCAGCTTCTCATTCCCCGTCTGTGCAGGAGCTGACactctgagcccagctcagtgctgggccCGGGGCAATGCTGACAAGGCAGTGAGGGGTCCTGCCAGCCCTCACCTTTCAGGATGGTCATGTTGATCTGAGGCACGGGCTGGTACTGGGGGTAGAAGCGCTTTTCGGCTGGGGGGCAGCAGCGGACACAGCGGGGCTGCGGGGgcagcccctcctgggcacCGTCAGccttctgctcctctgtggccctggcagggcagaaagcaaagcacaacAGGGAGCTAGAGGGGGGCAGGGGccctctgcactgccagggctgccctggccctgctgcagagcacccTGGCTCTAGGGTCCCCTCACCTGGCAGCttggtgctgggatggggccTCACTGGGCTCCGTCCACCACTGCTGgtcagggatggagctgctctggctccccactgggcagggcagcaggaagatCAGCAGGACACCACGCACCCACAGACCCTCCATGCCTCGGCAGTGCCCTGTGATGTGCCAGGGACAGCTGAGGGGGACAGGAATGAGGAgactcccagcccagccatgccctgagctgggacaggagctgtgcacTGCACCAACACGAGGGCTGGGGTCTTGCAGcccctgagccctggcacaTACAGAGATGGGATTACCTCAGGAGCTGagagtggagcagagcagcagcctccgGCCGGGCCAAGTCCTGGaccaagtgctgctgctgctgctcagcctggcttcAGCTGCCTCCCATGGACACCTAAGAGCAGCAATTTGGGATGTCAGCACCTGAAAAATTACAGACAGTTCCAGATACCATGGGGCAAATGCCAGggtgcagccctgcctgtgtgtgtgagacCCCAACTGGGCCCAGAGAGGGCATCTGCACCCCAGTCCTGTGAGAGGCTCCTGTcctgggggctgccagcccAAGGGCTTGCAAGGGGACAAGACCCACTCCCCCAGAAAGAGGGACGTGGGCTGGCTGCCACAGGGAGAAACCTTTCTGAGAGCCCACACCCTGTATGGGGCCAAAACCAATATTTGCAGTGGTGGTGGCACCGTGGCCCAGCCCGGGCGCTCCGTGACCCCTCCCTCTATTATCAAGCCGTATCTGCTGGAGACGTGAGGCCGGGCACGAAGCAGCTCGCCCTTTGGCCCGAGGTCAGCCTTGGCCAAACAGGGGCGTAGCAGTGCCCGGCGGCGCCGGGCATCCCGCGGCAGCGGGGTCCGGCCGCGatggtgggatgggatggcgGCTCCCCGGGCTGCTATCGGAGCCAGGAgcctccctgggctggcacacGGGTGTGGCCCTcgccctgctcccctgccagcagcaccgCCCGGCCGCGCTCCGCTCCGCGGCTCTGCGGGACCCGCAGCGCCACGGGCACGCTCAGCCCCGTCCCGTGCCCTGCGGCCGAGCCAGCCCATGGCGGAATT contains:
- the C1QTNF1 gene encoding complement C1q tumor necrosis factor-related protein 1; translation: MEGLWVRGVLLIFLLPCPVGSQSSSIPDQQWWTEPSEAPSQHQAARATEEQKADGAQEGLPPQPRCVRCCPPAEKRFYPQYQPVPQINMTILKGEKGDRGERGMQGKFGKTGVAGSRGHAGPKGQKGSMGAPGERCKSHYAAFSVGRKKPLHSNDYYQTLIFDTEFVNLYDHFNMFTGKFYCYIPGIYYFSLNVHTWNQKETYLHIMHNGAEVVILYAQVSDRSIMQSQSVMLELREQDEVWVRLYKGERENAVFSDEYDTYITFSGHLIKYSGDP